One genomic window of Pelagicoccus enzymogenes includes the following:
- a CDS encoding class II aldolase/adducin family protein: MKKVLTESDIEALLAQGKGADSIPAGTILTPTAKDRLKQAGGSAKPRSIASKSSAAPAGNVTMTDHELFGVPVVPDYEFKWTPGKDPQSRDEIRAFYFSPEITAIRQRMADMGKRMWDREYTDGNGGNLTVRVGDNLALCTPTLICKGFMKADDMALIDLDGNQIAGRLKRTSEAMTHLAIMKRQPKAKACCHAHPPHATAYAVAKVQPPTCLIPEAEVFLGQIGVAEYRTPGSPENAEEVGTVAIDHMSVLMINHGVITWGKDIEDAYWKMENTESYCKTVWVASMLGKKLDPIKASEAKTLIELRKSLGMDDKREGWKECELCDNSDFRPGFFTDRDGGACEIACGCNGDSKSGASIADAEELVKTITAEIQSQLGR; the protein is encoded by the coding sequence ATGAAAAAAGTACTCACAGAAAGCGATATCGAAGCTCTTTTGGCTCAAGGCAAAGGTGCGGACTCAATCCCAGCTGGCACCATTCTTACCCCTACCGCTAAGGATCGCCTCAAGCAAGCCGGTGGTTCGGCCAAGCCTCGCTCAATCGCTTCGAAGTCGTCGGCTGCTCCCGCGGGTAACGTGACTATGACCGACCACGAACTCTTCGGAGTTCCTGTGGTGCCGGACTACGAATTCAAGTGGACGCCTGGCAAGGATCCGCAAAGCCGCGACGAGATTCGCGCTTTCTATTTTTCGCCTGAGATCACTGCCATTCGCCAGCGTATGGCTGACATGGGCAAGCGCATGTGGGATCGTGAGTACACCGACGGAAACGGTGGTAACCTGACCGTTCGCGTCGGCGACAACCTCGCTCTCTGTACGCCAACCTTGATTTGCAAGGGCTTCATGAAGGCGGACGATATGGCCTTGATCGACCTCGACGGCAACCAGATCGCCGGTCGTCTCAAGCGTACCAGCGAAGCCATGACGCACCTTGCGATCATGAAGCGCCAGCCCAAGGCCAAGGCTTGCTGCCACGCTCACCCGCCTCACGCGACTGCATATGCGGTGGCCAAGGTCCAGCCGCCTACATGCTTGATTCCAGAAGCGGAGGTGTTCCTCGGCCAGATCGGTGTTGCCGAATACCGCACGCCCGGTTCTCCTGAGAACGCGGAAGAAGTTGGTACTGTCGCTATCGATCACATGTCCGTTCTCATGATCAACCACGGTGTGATCACTTGGGGCAAGGACATCGAAGACGCTTACTGGAAGATGGAAAACACCGAGTCGTATTGTAAGACGGTTTGGGTGGCCTCGATGCTCGGCAAGAAGCTCGATCCGATCAAGGCTTCCGAAGCCAAGACGCTGATCGAGCTCCGCAAGTCCCTTGGTATGGATGACAAGCGTGAAGGTTGGAAGGAATGTGAGCTTTGCGACAACTCGGACTTCCGCCCGGGCTTTTTCACGGATCGTGACGGTGGCGCTTGCGAAATCGCCTGCGGTTGCAATGGCGATAGCAAATCTGGCGCTAGCATCGCTGATGCGGAAGAGCTGGTGAAGACGATTACAGCTGAGATCCAAAGCCAGCTGGGACGGTAA
- a CDS encoding EutN/CcmL family microcompartment protein — protein MFVAKVIGQVVSTKKEETLRGRRLAMLRPLLADPDNPKKFLEGSNTIVAIDTLGAGTGEVVLFVQGSSARQVDGLKSAPVDASIVGIVDSVSVLGEATYQSGSK, from the coding sequence ATGTTTGTTGCCAAGGTTATAGGCCAAGTCGTTTCGACCAAGAAGGAGGAAACCCTTCGTGGTCGCCGGCTCGCCATGCTCCGCCCTTTGCTAGCGGATCCCGACAATCCGAAGAAATTCCTCGAGGGGAGTAATACGATTGTGGCGATCGACACGCTAGGGGCGGGTACCGGAGAGGTTGTCCTCTTCGTGCAGGGCAGCTCTGCCAGGCAAGTGGATGGCCTGAAGTCGGCCCCCGTGGATGCCTCGATCGTGGGCATTGTAGATTCGGTCAGCGTGCTGGGCGAAGCAACCTACCAAAGCGGAAGTAAGTAA
- a CDS encoding EutN/CcmL family microcompartment protein codes for MRFGKVIGRVVLGQTLQSLAGARWLMVKPLSRAQFKDTESKESSTEPSLVVYDKLGAGLGDVVGFTEGGEAMLPLPRGTPVDAYCALIVDRINFFGTK; via the coding sequence ATGAGGTTTGGCAAGGTGATTGGTCGCGTAGTGCTTGGGCAAACACTGCAGTCTTTGGCTGGGGCGCGTTGGCTTATGGTGAAGCCGTTGAGCCGTGCCCAGTTCAAGGATACGGAAAGCAAGGAATCCTCCACAGAGCCATCGCTGGTCGTTTACGACAAGCTAGGCGCTGGACTAGGAGATGTTGTTGGATTTACAGAAGGGGGAGAGGCGATGCTTCCCCTTCCTAGGGGCACCCCTGTCGATGCCTACTGCGCTCTCATCGTCGATCGTATCAATTTTTTTGGTACGAAATAG
- a CDS encoding BMC domain-containing protein: MSESIGTIETKGFVGSVEASDAMSKAAGVEIVKQVQIGGGFLTVIVKGDVGSVKAAVEAGAEAANRVGELVSSNIIARPHSDLLKQFGF, encoded by the coding sequence ATGAGTGAATCAATCGGAACAATCGAAACCAAGGGCTTCGTCGGTAGCGTCGAAGCAAGTGACGCAATGAGCAAGGCGGCTGGCGTGGAAATCGTTAAGCAAGTCCAGATCGGCGGCGGTTTCCTAACGGTCATCGTCAAGGGCGATGTCGGCAGCGTTAAGGCTGCGGTAGAGGCGGGCGCGGAAGCGGCCAACCGAGTCGGCGAGCTCGTCAGCTCCAACATTATCGCGCGTCCGCACAGCGATCTGCTCAAGCAGTTCGGCTTCTAG
- a CDS encoding zinc-dependent alcohol dehydrogenase, protein MLAEPRKLEIREFPLREIGPKEILVRVEACGVCGTDVHCYKSDPFGLTPNVLGHEGTGEVLQVGAEVKMDSVGKPVKVGDKVVTSLMETSPDCLIAKYNPAKANLSDDLKVYGLLPDEPNNHFNGYFGEYLIIRPGSSFFVVNDMSVELRCLIEPAAVVCHALERAKSCGGNKLNFRSRVVVQGCGPIGLLMIAVLRTQGVNNIIALDGNSDRLELARSLGADELINYKEYSGIDEIADKVKLLTKGLGAHWGFQVTGVPVAHANLYKLIRRGGGICEVGHFVDGGECAINPHRDICAKEITLVGSWVYNSFEYPNAYHFLQRAERIGLPVTSLITHKFPLERIEEAFQVNLRQEGVKVLVEV, encoded by the coding sequence GTGCTCGCTGAACCGAGGAAGCTAGAGATTCGAGAGTTTCCGCTGCGCGAGATCGGTCCCAAGGAAATTCTCGTGAGAGTGGAAGCCTGCGGTGTTTGCGGCACCGATGTGCACTGCTACAAGTCGGATCCGTTTGGGCTGACCCCGAATGTGCTCGGCCATGAGGGCACCGGCGAGGTGCTGCAAGTGGGCGCCGAGGTGAAGATGGACAGCGTGGGGAAGCCTGTGAAGGTAGGCGACAAGGTCGTTACCAGTTTGATGGAAACCTCGCCAGATTGCCTGATTGCCAAGTACAACCCGGCCAAGGCGAACTTGAGCGACGATTTGAAGGTTTATGGCTTACTTCCTGACGAGCCGAACAACCACTTCAATGGCTATTTTGGCGAGTACCTCATCATTCGTCCGGGATCTTCGTTTTTCGTAGTGAACGACATGAGCGTGGAGCTGCGCTGCTTGATCGAACCTGCTGCGGTGGTTTGCCATGCCTTGGAGCGGGCCAAGAGTTGCGGTGGGAACAAGTTGAACTTCCGTTCCCGAGTCGTGGTTCAGGGCTGCGGTCCAATCGGTCTGCTCATGATTGCCGTGTTGAGAACCCAAGGGGTGAACAACATCATCGCGCTCGATGGGAATTCAGATCGCCTTGAGCTGGCTCGCTCTCTAGGGGCGGACGAGTTGATCAACTACAAGGAGTATTCTGGGATCGACGAGATTGCCGACAAGGTGAAGCTCTTAACGAAAGGCTTGGGCGCTCATTGGGGCTTTCAGGTTACGGGCGTCCCGGTAGCTCACGCTAATTTGTACAAGTTGATTCGTCGTGGCGGCGGTATTTGCGAGGTAGGGCACTTTGTGGATGGCGGTGAGTGCGCGATCAATCCTCACCGCGATATTTGCGCCAAGGAAATAACGCTCGTCGGGAGTTGGGTGTATAACAGTTTTGAATACCCGAACGCTTACCATTTCTTGCAACGAGCGGAGCGTATCGGCCTGCCGGTGACTTCGTTGATTACGCATAAGTTTCCCCTCGAACGCATTGAGGAAGCGTTTCAGGTAAACCTTCGTCAGGAAGGCGTCAAAGTCTTGGTAGAGGTGTGA
- a CDS encoding EutN/CcmL family microcompartment protein: MILAKVVGNVTSAVCHPGLDGIRMLLCEVLDPQGEGSGRIIGSADWIGAGDGDTVLINADGDAVQTYAKDPQAPLRNVVMGIVDDLEEKGA; this comes from the coding sequence GTGATCCTCGCCAAAGTAGTCGGAAACGTAACCTCTGCGGTATGCCACCCAGGTTTGGATGGCATCCGTATGCTCCTGTGCGAAGTCTTGGATCCCCAAGGCGAGGGCTCTGGGCGTATCATTGGTTCGGCCGACTGGATTGGCGCTGGCGACGGAGATACTGTCTTGATCAACGCGGACGGCGATGCCGTGCAAACCTATGCAAAAGATCCGCAGGCTCCATTGCGCAATGTCGTGATGGGGATTGTGGACGACTTGGAGGAAAAAGGAGCATGA
- a CDS encoding malate dehydrogenase produces the protein MNTFSSKKEPIRVAVTGAAGNIGYALLFRIASGAMFGPDQPVALNLIEIEPGMKALAGVAMELDDCAFPLVTEIVQTDDLSVGFKDVDWALLVGSVPRKAGMERADLLGINGKVFVGQGKAINDNAKPSVRVLVVGNPCNTNALIAMKSAPDIPNEQFFAMTRLDENRAKTQLAQKAGVPVKEVSQLCVWGNHSPSMYPDFENAKIGRQKVTDVIQDQAWLRDTFVPVVGQRGKAIIDARGASSAASAANAVVDTVRDLSSPSHGEIHSVCVVSRGEYGTPEGIITSLPIRVDGAGQWRVMEGVKLSEYAKEKIAASNKELLEEREVAFGQLGLSIS, from the coding sequence ATGAATACCTTCTCTTCTAAGAAAGAACCGATCCGTGTAGCTGTTACCGGAGCCGCAGGAAATATTGGATACGCATTGCTCTTCCGAATCGCTTCGGGAGCTATGTTCGGTCCGGACCAGCCTGTCGCTTTGAACCTCATCGAAATCGAGCCTGGCATGAAGGCTCTGGCTGGGGTTGCCATGGAATTGGACGACTGCGCGTTTCCTCTTGTTACTGAAATCGTGCAAACCGACGACTTGAGCGTCGGATTCAAGGATGTCGATTGGGCTCTTTTGGTCGGTTCCGTACCTCGCAAGGCGGGGATGGAGCGTGCGGATTTGCTGGGAATCAACGGCAAGGTCTTCGTAGGTCAGGGCAAGGCGATCAACGACAACGCCAAGCCCAGCGTGCGCGTACTCGTGGTCGGAAATCCGTGTAATACGAATGCCTTGATCGCGATGAAGAGCGCTCCGGATATCCCGAACGAGCAATTCTTTGCGATGACGCGTCTCGATGAAAACCGTGCCAAGACTCAACTTGCTCAGAAGGCGGGCGTGCCAGTGAAGGAAGTTTCCCAGCTTTGCGTATGGGGTAATCATAGTCCTTCCATGTATCCAGATTTCGAGAACGCGAAGATTGGCCGCCAGAAAGTTACGGATGTGATTCAAGATCAAGCGTGGCTTCGCGACACCTTCGTCCCGGTTGTCGGCCAGCGCGGCAAGGCGATTATCGACGCCCGTGGCGCTTCTTCCGCGGCCTCTGCAGCAAATGCGGTGGTGGACACGGTTCGCGATCTTTCTTCTCCAAGCCATGGCGAGATCCACAGCGTGTGCGTTGTCTCTCGCGGCGAATACGGAACGCCGGAGGGCATCATCACTTCGCTTCCCATCCGCGTAGATGGCGCGGGGCAGTGGCGCGTGATGGAAGGTGTAAAGCTTTCTGAATACGCGAAGGAAAAGATTGCTGCTTCGAACAAGGAGCTTCTCGAAGAGCGTGAAGTTGCCTTTGGTCAGCTAGGTCTGAGCATCTCCTAG
- a CDS encoding BMC domain-containing protein: protein MASQALGMIETKGLVALIEASDAALKSADVTMTGWEKVGSGLVCAIFTGDVASIKAAVDAGAEAASRVGEVTAVQVIARPHDDLSKLGSFIG, encoded by the coding sequence ATGGCTTCACAAGCATTAGGAATGATCGAAACGAAGGGCCTCGTAGCTCTCATCGAAGCGAGCGACGCTGCTCTCAAGTCGGCCGACGTAACTATGACGGGTTGGGAAAAGGTAGGTAGCGGTCTGGTATGCGCTATCTTCACCGGCGACGTCGCATCCATCAAGGCAGCCGTTGACGCGGGTGCGGAAGCGGCTTCTCGCGTTGGCGAAGTGACAGCGGTCCAAGTGATTGCTCGTCCGCATGACGACCTCAGCAAGCTTGGCAGCTTTATCGGGTAA
- a CDS encoding aldehyde dehydrogenase family protein yields MNQQIISAVVSEVLAKIKQENLGGSVAAPAVVSRPSKRMGVFDTAEAAAQAARKGQEQLRKKGIATRVEIINLVKSICTEKAEEWGKLEFAETKIGRLDHKIAKLTGIKDIPGIEWLNPYSLSGDNGIMMEEYAPFGVIAAITPVTHSVPTISGNIVSMVAAGNGVVFNAHPGGAGCAADAIAFFNQAIYNKTGIENLVTIIEKPSLDSFNDLCKSSYVDLMCVTGGPAVVNAAMQSGKRAICAGPGNPPVVVDETADLDHAARSIILGGGFDNNLLCIGEKQVFVVDSVHSQFMDAFKRAGAHFLPRENMKKLAGEVFTYKEDGGGCSHPVLNRDYVGADATKLAQVAGTSAPAGTEVLFGDCPGDCPFVEEEQMMPVIPVVRAKNVDEAIELAYQSEHGYRHSAIMHSKNLDNLTKMGQKMDCTLFVKNGASIAGLGMGGHGYANFSIATTTGEGIVTTQTFTRKRRCVMVDSLNIIR; encoded by the coding sequence ATGAATCAGCAAATTATTTCAGCAGTGGTGAGCGAAGTGCTTGCCAAGATCAAGCAAGAGAACCTCGGTGGAAGCGTTGCTGCCCCGGCAGTTGTCTCGCGTCCGTCCAAGCGTATGGGCGTTTTCGATACGGCCGAAGCGGCAGCTCAAGCGGCCCGCAAGGGACAGGAGCAACTTCGCAAGAAGGGCATCGCGACCCGCGTCGAAATCATCAACTTGGTTAAGAGCATCTGTACCGAGAAGGCGGAAGAGTGGGGCAAGCTCGAGTTTGCGGAAACCAAGATCGGCCGCCTCGACCACAAGATTGCCAAGCTTACCGGCATCAAGGACATTCCCGGAATCGAGTGGCTCAATCCGTATAGCCTGAGCGGCGACAACGGAATCATGATGGAAGAGTATGCTCCTTTCGGAGTGATCGCTGCCATCACCCCGGTGACGCACTCTGTCCCAACCATCTCCGGCAATATCGTGAGCATGGTGGCGGCCGGGAACGGCGTCGTCTTCAATGCTCACCCGGGCGGAGCCGGATGCGCTGCGGACGCAATCGCATTCTTTAACCAAGCCATCTACAACAAGACAGGTATCGAGAATTTGGTGACGATCATCGAGAAGCCATCCCTCGATTCCTTCAACGACCTCTGCAAGTCGTCCTATGTCGACTTGATGTGCGTTACCGGTGGACCTGCGGTTGTGAATGCAGCGATGCAAAGCGGCAAGCGCGCGATTTGCGCCGGACCGGGCAACCCTCCTGTGGTTGTCGACGAAACGGCGGATCTCGACCACGCAGCTCGCTCCATCATCTTGGGCGGCGGTTTCGACAACAACCTGCTTTGCATCGGCGAGAAGCAAGTTTTTGTGGTCGACTCGGTGCACAGTCAATTCATGGACGCTTTCAAGCGAGCAGGCGCTCATTTCTTGCCTCGCGAAAACATGAAGAAGCTGGCTGGCGAAGTTTTCACTTACAAGGAAGACGGCGGTGGTTGTTCGCATCCTGTATTGAATCGCGACTACGTGGGCGCGGACGCGACCAAGCTTGCTCAAGTAGCGGGTACCAGCGCGCCTGCTGGTACGGAGGTTCTGTTCGGCGATTGTCCAGGCGACTGTCCTTTTGTTGAGGAAGAGCAGATGATGCCGGTCATCCCGGTTGTACGTGCCAAGAATGTAGACGAAGCAATCGAGCTCGCCTACCAGTCCGAGCACGGTTACCGCCACTCCGCTATCATGCACTCCAAGAACTTGGACAACCTGACCAAGATGGGGCAGAAGATGGACTGTACGCTTTTCGTGAAGAACGGCGCCAGCATCGCCGGTCTCGGAATGGGCGGCCATGGATACGCGAACTTCTCTATCGCTACGACTACCGGCGAAGGGATTGTCACGACTCAAACCTTCACCCGCAAGCGTCGTTGCGTGATGGTTGATAGCCTCAATATCATCCGGTGA
- the pduL gene encoding phosphate propanoyltransferase, which translates to MQGTQNLNALEELVRQSVYRQLGLDKSTAATAPNKLLVNISARHCHLTQEAVEILFGEGHQLTPKKWLYQDGQYAAEEAVTLIGPRSRIISNLRILGPCRDINQVEIAYTDARALGFDVPVRQSGDIEGTPGCMLMGPKGYFKMDKGVIRAAIHVHMSPEDAAHYGVKDKDFMQLKVHGECGLTFDKVFVRVNPDFKLEVHLDTDEGNACGLGENTVCELKKIK; encoded by the coding sequence ATGCAAGGTACTCAAAACTTAAACGCACTCGAGGAGCTCGTTCGCCAAAGCGTCTATCGCCAGCTTGGTTTGGACAAATCGACCGCTGCGACTGCTCCGAACAAGCTTTTGGTAAACATCAGCGCCCGTCACTGTCACCTCACGCAAGAAGCCGTTGAGATCCTGTTTGGCGAGGGGCATCAGCTAACGCCCAAGAAGTGGCTTTACCAGGATGGCCAATATGCCGCCGAAGAGGCGGTCACTCTGATTGGTCCGCGCAGTCGCATCATTTCTAACCTCCGTATTCTCGGTCCTTGCCGCGACATCAATCAGGTTGAGATCGCTTATACGGACGCTCGGGCTTTGGGCTTTGACGTCCCTGTTCGCCAGTCTGGCGACATCGAAGGCACGCCCGGTTGCATGCTGATGGGGCCCAAGGGCTACTTCAAGATGGACAAGGGAGTGATTCGGGCCGCCATCCACGTGCACATGTCGCCGGAAGACGCCGCACACTACGGGGTGAAGGACAAGGATTTCATGCAGCTCAAGGTGCACGGCGAGTGTGGCCTGACTTTCGACAAGGTGTTCGTGCGTGTAAATCCAGACTTCAAGCTGGAGGTGCACCTTGACACGGACGAAGGCAATGCATGTGGCCTCGGAGAAAACACTGTCTGCGAGTTGAAGAAAATTAAATAA
- a CDS encoding DeoR/GlpR family DNA-binding transcription regulator, with amino-acid sequence MIAANRHQVIIDLLEKEGSVRTVDLAQQLDVTDETIRRDLEKLEKEDRLQRTHGGAVASQHLNKDRSFEERSIQNIEPKRRISKAASELIQAGDRIFIDASSTALQLTSHPSKFAGTTVITNSALVLAELAPYPEIEVIIAGGVLDRQSHSFIGPATIATLRRYRVDKAFFSGNGVDEIRGISEVNEAQAHIKDFVIPRCANAILLADPTKLGASSTYFFAQCEQINTFVTTRDATHPLLSTLEQSGTQIVYAD; translated from the coding sequence ATGATCGCGGCTAATAGACACCAAGTAATCATCGATCTTCTAGAAAAGGAGGGCAGCGTCCGCACCGTTGACCTCGCCCAGCAACTGGACGTCACCGATGAAACCATCCGCCGAGACTTGGAGAAACTGGAGAAGGAGGACCGCCTGCAACGCACCCATGGCGGGGCGGTAGCAAGCCAGCATCTGAACAAGGACCGCTCCTTCGAGGAACGCAGCATCCAGAACATAGAGCCCAAGCGTCGCATCTCCAAGGCAGCCTCCGAACTCATCCAAGCGGGCGATCGCATATTCATAGACGCGAGCTCGACCGCCCTCCAACTCACCAGCCACCCCAGCAAGTTCGCTGGCACCACCGTCATCACCAACTCCGCCCTCGTGCTTGCGGAGCTCGCCCCCTACCCCGAAATCGAAGTCATCATCGCGGGCGGCGTGCTCGATCGCCAATCCCACTCCTTCATCGGACCCGCCACCATCGCCACCCTTCGACGCTACCGAGTTGATAAAGCCTTCTTTTCCGGCAATGGTGTCGACGAGATCCGAGGCATCAGCGAAGTGAACGAGGCCCAAGCCCACATCAAAGACTTCGTCATCCCCCGCTGCGCCAACGCCATCCTACTGGCAGACCCCACCAAACTCGGAGCGTCTTCCACCTACTTCTTCGCCCAGTGCGAGCAGATCAACACCTTCGTCACCACACGCGACGCCACGCATCCGCTGCTGTCTACCCTCGAACAAAGCGGAACCCAAATCGTTTACGCGGACTGA
- a CDS encoding BMC domain-containing protein — translation MKQAIGILETKGLTALITGTDAMLKSADVQITGPVKNVGSAMVSVTVEGNVAAVKAAIESGVEAAQAVGEVLSAHVIARPSESLASVIPQAPAAKSRASK, via the coding sequence ATGAAACAGGCAATCGGAATTCTCGAAACCAAAGGTCTCACCGCTCTCATCACTGGCACTGACGCCATGCTCAAGTCCGCAGACGTGCAGATCACGGGTCCTGTAAAGAATGTTGGTAGCGCCATGGTAAGCGTCACCGTTGAAGGTAATGTGGCAGCTGTTAAGGCAGCCATCGAGTCTGGCGTAGAAGCCGCTCAAGCCGTAGGCGAAGTGTTGAGCGCCCACGTCATCGCTCGTCCTAGCGAAAGCCTCGCTTCCGTTATTCCACAGGCTCCAGCAGCAAAAAGCCGCGCCTCTAAATAG
- a CDS encoding acetate/propionate family kinase translates to MKILVANLGSTSFKYSLYEGDDSALTLLARGGYERVSDYGETIRDAISSMKKDGHIDSVDSIDAVGFKTVLGFEKTGCVAADDSVVADLRASAELAPAHNPAYANGIEQFAKEMPNAQLVALYETAFYQWASKPSRRYAVPKAWYEAGVRRNGFHGASHKFVAERSAELLGREDVAQQVRFLYQKDQSELPGKPLRVVSCHLGGSSSVTGIRNGVAIDTSMGLSPQSGLPQNNRVGDLDSMAVTYVMKKLGLSIEEVERQLTKESGLLGLSGKSNDVRDIWAAVDAGDDDAKLAIDSLVYSIRQYVGSYMLQLGGLDALVFTAGIGENDTRVRERVCQGLEDLGLELDLDKNAVTRGEETCISAANSRIKIFVIPANEELVIARETSRFLSHNK, encoded by the coding sequence GTGAAAATTCTGGTAGCCAACCTCGGTTCGACATCCTTCAAGTACTCATTGTACGAGGGAGATGACTCTGCTCTGACGCTTTTGGCCCGCGGCGGTTACGAACGCGTGAGCGACTATGGGGAAACCATTCGCGATGCCATTTCTTCCATGAAGAAGGACGGGCATATCGATTCGGTAGACTCGATCGATGCGGTTGGTTTCAAGACCGTGCTCGGTTTCGAAAAGACGGGATGCGTTGCTGCTGACGATTCGGTGGTCGCCGACCTTCGCGCTTCAGCGGAACTGGCGCCAGCCCACAATCCAGCTTACGCCAACGGTATCGAGCAGTTTGCCAAGGAGATGCCCAACGCTCAGTTGGTTGCCCTCTACGAAACGGCTTTCTACCAGTGGGCCTCCAAGCCGAGTCGCCGATACGCGGTGCCCAAGGCTTGGTACGAAGCGGGAGTGCGTCGCAACGGTTTCCACGGTGCGAGCCACAAGTTCGTAGCCGAGCGTTCGGCTGAATTGCTCGGGCGAGAGGACGTGGCTCAGCAAGTCCGTTTTCTCTACCAGAAGGATCAATCCGAGCTCCCAGGCAAGCCGCTCCGGGTTGTCTCCTGCCACCTCGGCGGAAGCAGTTCGGTAACAGGTATTCGCAACGGCGTCGCCATCGATACCAGTATGGGGCTCAGCCCGCAAAGCGGTCTTCCGCAAAACAATCGCGTCGGCGACCTCGACTCCATGGCCGTGACTTACGTCATGAAAAAGCTCGGCCTGAGCATCGAGGAAGTGGAGCGTCAGCTCACCAAGGAGTCCGGTCTTCTCGGTCTCTCAGGCAAGAGCAACGACGTTCGCGATATTTGGGCGGCTGTGGATGCTGGCGACGATGACGCGAAGCTCGCAATCGATTCGCTCGTGTATTCTATCCGTCAATACGTCGGTTCGTACATGCTGCAGCTTGGTGGCCTCGACGCTCTCGTCTTCACAGCAGGCATCGGCGAAAATGACACGCGCGTCCGCGAACGTGTTTGCCAAGGGCTCGAGGATCTCGGTCTAGAGCTCGATCTCGATAAGAATGCGGTTACGCGAGGCGAGGAAACTTGCATCAGCGCCGCGAACAGCCGGATCAAAATCTTTGTGATCCCCGCCAACGAGGAACTCGTGATCGCTCGCGAGACCAGTCGTTTTCTATCTCACAACAAGTGA